The following coding sequences are from one Ammoniphilus sp. CFH 90114 window:
- a CDS encoding DMT family transporter produces MKIKDIGALFALAALWGASFLFIRIASPVLGPFLTIQGRVSIAAIALFIYMVVIGRSSEWRQRWKSYLMIGALNAAIPFVFIATAALYLNASMSALLNSMTPLFTALVVWGWMKEPLGLRKWIGIMVGIIGVMILVGWSPIEYTPHVIFAIVLSVLSTVSYGFAGVYTKKYFVGVSPLPLAVGQQMGASLLLLPFTLFQLPPSTADVTPVVVFSVVGVALLCTAIAYLLYFYLITSVGPTKTASVTFLIPLFGMIWGVVFLGEKITLGMVAGLVVILSSIFFISDIQFRRSSSHKQIAS; encoded by the coding sequence ATGAAAATTAAAGATATTGGGGCGCTATTTGCTCTTGCGGCATTATGGGGAGCTTCTTTCCTTTTTATCCGAATTGCATCACCTGTATTAGGTCCGTTCCTTACCATTCAAGGTCGTGTGAGCATCGCGGCTATAGCCCTATTTATTTATATGGTGGTTATTGGCCGTTCTTCAGAATGGAGGCAACGATGGAAATCCTATTTAATGATCGGTGCTCTGAATGCAGCCATTCCATTTGTGTTTATTGCAACAGCGGCTCTTTACTTAAATGCATCGATGTCAGCCCTACTTAATTCCATGACACCGCTATTTACGGCGCTTGTCGTATGGGGTTGGATGAAGGAACCATTGGGCTTAAGAAAGTGGATAGGTATTATGGTTGGGATTATAGGTGTAATGATACTCGTTGGGTGGAGCCCAATAGAATATACACCCCATGTAATTTTTGCCATCGTTCTTTCCGTTTTATCTACCGTATCCTATGGTTTTGCAGGCGTATACACTAAAAAGTACTTTGTAGGTGTATCACCTTTACCATTGGCAGTAGGACAACAAATGGGAGCATCTTTACTGCTCCTCCCCTTTACCTTATTCCAATTACCGCCATCCACAGCTGATGTAACTCCCGTTGTTGTGTTCTCTGTTGTTGGGGTGGCATTATTGTGCACAGCTATTGCTTATTTATTGTATTTTTATCTCATTACTAGTGTTGGACCGACAAAGACGGCTAGTGTAACTTTTTTGATTCCATTGTTTGGCATGATCTGGGGTGTGGTTTTCCTAGGCGAGAAAATTACACTTGGTATGGTTGCTGGGCTTGTAGTTATTTTGAGTAGTATTTTCTTTATCTCAGATATTCAGTTTCGTCGTTCCTCATCTCATAAACAGATTGCATCATAG
- a CDS encoding C40 family peptidase, which yields MVLNKLIIMGVLLLLVGCGQQQQNTQANLNQANGNMIYEMPTDDRGNNPEILNQDGLFHIGDLGLESELTDGASISHHQGHDYNTIHEVFPNRSIPPLNGSYVENVISLGKNYMGTPYQYGSDRSDPSAFDCSDFTRWAYLASLGMDLPKDSRSQARYVDAHSNRKVWNIREASRGDLLFFMSYKGPTRENYSGINKNNETITHVGIYLGNGRMLHTASQRTGGVRIDNVFDTHYEYRFMRGGSVLP from the coding sequence ATGGTGCTGAACAAGTTAATCATCATGGGTGTATTACTTCTCTTAGTTGGCTGTGGTCAACAACAGCAAAACACGCAGGCAAATCTAAATCAGGCTAATGGGAACATGATTTATGAAATGCCTACAGATGATCGAGGAAATAATCCGGAAATACTTAATCAAGATGGACTCTTTCATATAGGGGATCTTGGTTTAGAAAGTGAATTAACTGACGGAGCCTCTATTAGTCATCATCAAGGACATGATTACAATACGATTCATGAGGTGTTCCCTAACAGAAGCATTCCGCCTTTGAATGGGAGCTATGTGGAGAACGTAATTTCCTTAGGTAAGAATTATATGGGCACTCCTTACCAATATGGTTCAGATCGATCAGATCCAAGTGCGTTCGATTGCTCAGATTTTACTAGGTGGGCTTACCTCGCTTCTTTAGGGATGGATCTGCCTAAGGATTCGAGAAGCCAGGCGAGATATGTAGATGCTCATTCTAATCGAAAAGTATGGAATATCCGTGAAGCGAGCAGAGGGGATCTACTGTTCTTTATGTCTTATAAGGGGCCGACTAGAGAGAACTACAGTGGCATTAATAAAAATAATGAGACGATTACGCATGTAGGAATCTACTTAGGAAATGGAAGAATGCTGCATACAGCGAGTCAGAGGACAGGAGGAGTTCGTATAGACAATGTATTCGACACGCATTATGAATATCGTTTTATGAGAGGCGGGAGTGTGCTGCCATAA
- the rluF gene encoding 23S rRNA pseudouridine(2604) synthase RluF, whose amino-acid sequence MRINKYISETGITSRREVDKWIAERRITINGVVAELGSQVQPGDEVLIDSKPIKSKPRSIYIALNKPMGITTTTEQHIEGNIIDFVNHPQRIFPIGRLDKDSDGLIMLTNDGDIVNRILRSENKHEKEYIVTVDKPITPAFLKGMAGGVRILGTKTLPCRIFKVSDRVFRIILTQGLNRQIRRMCSAFGYQVRRLQRTRIMNIHLGDLKVGQWRDLSKEELKELFKSLNYSPKL is encoded by the coding sequence TTGAGAATTAACAAGTACATTAGTGAAACAGGAATTACTTCGCGACGTGAAGTGGATAAGTGGATTGCAGAAAGAAGAATAACCATTAATGGTGTAGTTGCCGAATTAGGAAGCCAGGTTCAACCGGGTGATGAAGTACTCATTGATAGTAAACCCATTAAAAGCAAACCTAGGTCTATTTATATTGCATTAAATAAACCTATGGGCATAACCACAACCACAGAGCAGCATATTGAGGGGAACATTATTGATTTTGTAAACCATCCCCAACGCATCTTTCCTATTGGACGTCTGGATAAGGACTCTGACGGCTTGATCATGCTTACGAACGATGGAGATATCGTCAACAGGATTCTACGATCCGAGAACAAACACGAGAAAGAATATATCGTTACAGTGGATAAACCCATAACTCCTGCCTTTCTTAAAGGTATGGCAGGGGGCGTAAGAATTTTAGGAACCAAAACATTACCCTGTAGAATCTTCAAAGTCTCCGATCGAGTTTTCCGGATCATTCTCACCCAAGGACTCAATCGCCAAATCCGTAGAATGTGCTCGGCCTTCGGATATCAGGTGCGTAGACTTCAACGCACCCGTATTATGAATATCCATTTAGGCGACCTTAAAGTTGGACAATGGCGCGACCTCTCGAAGGAAGAACTAAAGGAGCTGTTTAAGAGCTTAAATTACTCCCCTAAGCTCTAG
- a CDS encoding PAS domain S-box protein: protein MTKLNTEEIKDFFDAVMETLNTLVIILDPQGRIVQMNQACERISGYFLDEIKGEYFWNVFIPEEEKNTMITAYQSLLKNKKGKLEHVNVWVNRTGERRLISWNNRCYPHGNNPVQYVIGSGIDITEQKEVEEKLKLAQQDLKNTISYHQGVIFKFIKIGDQYIHTMCEGNLHDSPLIPSLIGKSLEEIIPVDKALSLNTYYDRAWNGESSVYFEYTLLNGITLLVRLRPRWEDGRVIEVIGSAIDITDQKRIERAFRESEARYRLIAEHTTDLITVLDSQGRTLYASPSHETVLGYPPSALEGTLPLDHYHPEDKPIMHQVLREIRETKKPIEMVYRFRHANGHWIYIESRGVPVFDDSGELKIIVNISRDITKRKQTENELHEAKEQLRNIFDNLDEVFFSVDVATDRFLQISSSCESIIGINHADLLKDSSLLFSVIDPEDIPGIIGKNNELQSGRTVTYEHPIYHPTDGIKWLRAKAIPVMKEGQLTRIDGIITDITEQRKTEELLRKWERVSAVGEMAAGIAHEIRNPLTTLKGFLQLLQKQTDDPKYFTLMRSELERIEMVTNEFLMLAKPQAKQYIPIDVVVLLDGIITIYNTQAIIKKIQITLETDGTSPQILGDPNQLKQLFINLLKNSLESMTKGGNIVVKVASQENNQVLIQVIDQGCGIPEELISKLGEPFYTLKEKGTGLGLMISYKIIREHQGLIQIKSHVGVGTDIHISFPLAN from the coding sequence GTGACAAAGCTAAATACCGAAGAGATCAAAGATTTCTTTGATGCCGTCATGGAAACATTGAACACCCTCGTCATTATCTTAGATCCACAAGGACGAATCGTCCAAATGAATCAAGCTTGCGAGAGAATTTCCGGTTATTTTTTAGATGAAATAAAGGGAGAATACTTCTGGAATGTATTCATTCCTGAGGAAGAAAAAAATACTATGATCACAGCCTATCAATCCCTACTAAAGAATAAAAAAGGAAAGCTAGAACACGTCAATGTATGGGTGAATAGAACTGGTGAAAGAAGACTTATATCTTGGAATAACCGCTGTTATCCCCATGGAAATAACCCTGTTCAATATGTGATCGGATCAGGTATAGACATAACAGAACAAAAAGAAGTCGAAGAGAAACTTAAACTAGCCCAACAAGATTTAAAAAATACAATAAGCTATCATCAAGGCGTTATCTTTAAGTTCATTAAAATTGGTGATCAGTACATCCATACGATGTGTGAAGGTAACCTTCATGATTCACCCCTTATTCCCTCGCTCATAGGTAAAAGTTTAGAAGAAATTATCCCTGTTGATAAAGCTCTAAGTCTCAACACTTACTATGACCGGGCATGGAATGGAGAGAGCTCTGTTTATTTCGAATACACCCTTCTTAATGGAATCACCCTCCTTGTCCGTTTGCGTCCGCGATGGGAGGATGGCAGAGTTATTGAGGTCATTGGCTCCGCTATCGATATCACGGATCAGAAAAGAATAGAACGGGCCTTTCGGGAGAGCGAAGCTCGTTATCGCTTAATTGCCGAACATACGACGGATCTTATTACTGTTTTAGATAGTCAAGGCAGAACCCTATACGCCTCTCCTTCCCACGAGACCGTGTTAGGATATCCTCCTTCCGCTCTAGAGGGAACCCTTCCTCTAGATCACTATCATCCGGAGGACAAGCCTATCATGCATCAAGTTCTTAGAGAAATTAGAGAAACTAAGAAACCTATAGAAATGGTATATCGGTTCAGACATGCGAATGGACATTGGATTTATATTGAATCCCGCGGCGTACCTGTATTTGATGATTCGGGTGAACTTAAGATCATTGTAAATATTAGTCGTGACATCACCAAGCGCAAGCAAACCGAAAACGAACTTCATGAGGCGAAAGAGCAACTTCGCAATATCTTTGATAATTTAGATGAGGTCTTCTTCTCCGTGGATGTAGCAACCGATAGATTCCTTCAGATATCATCATCCTGTGAATCTATCATAGGGATAAACCATGCTGATTTATTAAAAGATTCAAGCCTACTCTTTAGTGTCATAGATCCTGAAGACATACCAGGCATTATCGGTAAAAACAATGAACTGCAAAGCGGGAGAACAGTGACTTACGAACATCCAATTTACCATCCCACCGATGGAATCAAGTGGCTTAGAGCCAAAGCTATCCCCGTCATGAAGGAAGGACAACTCACTCGGATCGATGGTATTATCACAGACATTACAGAACAAAGAAAAACAGAGGAACTGCTTAGGAAATGGGAGCGGGTATCAGCTGTGGGAGAGATGGCTGCGGGAATAGCCCATGAAATTCGTAATCCACTCACCACTTTAAAAGGATTTTTACAACTCCTCCAGAAACAAACGGACGATCCAAAATACTTCACTCTCATGCGATCAGAGCTTGAGCGCATTGAAATGGTGACCAACGAATTCCTTATGTTGGCCAAACCACAAGCGAAACAATATATCCCTATTGACGTTGTTGTTTTGCTTGATGGTATTATTACGATCTACAACACGCAAGCCATTATCAAAAAGATCCAGATCACGCTAGAAACAGACGGCACCAGCCCCCAAATCCTAGGTGACCCTAATCAATTAAAACAGCTTTTTATAAACTTACTTAAGAATTCTCTAGAATCAATGACGAAAGGTGGAAATATTGTAGTTAAGGTCGCATCACAAGAAAATAATCAGGTCCTGATCCAGGTCATTGATCAAGGATGTGGAATTCCTGAAGAGCTTATCTCTAAGCTTGGGGAACCTTTTTATACCTTAAAAGAAAAAGGTACCGGCTTAGGTCTAATGATTAGTTATAAGATTATTAGAGAACATCAAGGACTGATCCAGATTAAGAGTCACGTAGGCGTCGGGACGGACATACACATCTCTTTCCCTCTTGCAAATTAA
- the ytvI gene encoding sporulation integral membrane protein YtvI: MEKRLLLGKLIKWILIIGTIIFLYFHFSVFVPIIMAFITALVLEPLVKWFQFRLRTNKRLIPVSISFTLFVLVIGVVIHFTTTYLVREAIKFIYRLPHYMIEINGFIDQLIRDFNKAIADVPQKDLIIRELEQQSQMALAKTQMLSQTAIPTLAQWIQGIPNMIVVTLIYLITLFLLSLDMPSIIQNFYAHFQEGTSQKLKFIFQRLSKVFTGFLKAQVLISIVIFAVAYVGLLYITPKNALIMAIIIWIIDVIPLIGSIVILLPWSLYTLVSGDTTTGLQLVTLTIILLILRRTLEPKIMGDQIGLSALPTLLSIYFGFYFFGFLGMFIGPLLFIAYRSAVEVGIIRTNFKL; encoded by the coding sequence TTGGAGAAGCGATTACTACTTGGCAAACTGATCAAATGGATATTAATTATTGGTACAATCATCTTTCTTTACTTTCATTTTTCCGTATTTGTCCCCATCATCATGGCCTTTATTACCGCTTTAGTACTAGAACCTTTAGTCAAGTGGTTTCAATTTCGCCTTAGAACCAACAAAAGACTCATCCCTGTCTCCATTTCCTTCACTTTATTTGTTCTCGTCATAGGGGTGGTCATTCATTTTACTACTACTTATCTTGTACGAGAGGCCATCAAGTTTATTTATAGACTCCCTCATTATATGATTGAGATTAATGGATTTATTGATCAGTTGATAAGGGACTTTAACAAAGCGATCGCTGACGTTCCACAGAAGGACCTAATTATTAGAGAGCTAGAGCAACAGAGTCAAATGGCCCTAGCCAAAACACAAATGCTGTCGCAAACCGCTATCCCTACACTCGCTCAGTGGATTCAAGGTATTCCTAATATGATTGTCGTTACGTTAATCTATCTCATTACCCTTTTCTTACTTAGCTTGGACATGCCTTCCATCATTCAGAATTTCTACGCTCACTTTCAGGAAGGAACAAGCCAGAAACTGAAGTTTATTTTCCAACGTTTAAGTAAAGTATTTACAGGGTTTCTTAAAGCACAAGTACTCATCAGTATCGTCATCTTTGCTGTTGCCTATGTGGGTCTTCTTTATATCACTCCGAAGAACGCCCTCATTATGGCCATTATCATTTGGATTATTGATGTTATCCCACTAATAGGTTCCATTGTGATTCTATTACCTTGGTCTCTTTACACCTTAGTTTCCGGAGATACTACGACTGGGCTGCAATTAGTTACGCTTACCATTATCTTATTAATCTTGCGCAGAACCTTGGAACCCAAGATTATGGGGGATCAGATCGGACTTTCTGCATTACCCACTTTACTCTCCATTTATTTCGGATTTTACTTCTTTGGTTTTCTAGGAATGTTTATTGGTCCTCTATTATTCATCGCTTATCGCTCAGCTGTAGAGGTAGGCATTATTAGAACAAATTTTAAACTCTAA
- a CDS encoding STAS domain-containing protein translates to MIKEIQTANGQVNVSLSGRIYVDVATAMREKLFPYVEKGYKYFSIYLAEVDYIDSSGLGVLVALQKKAVQNGGGVSIYGLHGHVKELFELTRLTRVFDIH, encoded by the coding sequence ATGATAAAAGAGATTCAAACTGCGAATGGACAAGTTAATGTCTCTCTCTCTGGGCGAATTTATGTCGATGTAGCTACAGCCATGAGGGAAAAGCTTTTTCCTTATGTTGAGAAGGGTTATAAGTATTTTTCTATTTACCTTGCAGAGGTAGATTATATTGACAGTTCAGGGTTAGGTGTATTAGTGGCCCTTCAGAAAAAGGCTGTACAGAATGGTGGAGGGGTATCCATCTACGGATTGCATGGTCATGTGAAGGAACTATTCGAACTTACAAGATTAACAAGAGTGTTTGACATTCATTAA
- a CDS encoding EAL domain-containing protein, protein MDLVNRADLYAAVFQNVHEGIVITDKRGSILSVNRAFTLTTGYTEEEVIRKRPSILQSGKQSPSFYIEMWASIYEKGTWQGEIWNRRKNGEVYLEWLTIDAVKDEEGQITHFVGIFWDITERKRTEEKLHLYSRIFENTSEGIMITDTRGTILWVNPAFTATTGYIAEEAIGKKPSMLSSNQHDAQFYVDMWTTIYDKGSWQGEIWNRRKNGEIYPEWLSINTVKDESGFITNYVGMFSDITERKKSEEHLKFLAHYDVLTELPNRFLFQDRLTQALLQAQRLGRQVAVMFLDLDRFKWINDTYGHGIGDQLLQSVANRLKKCVRKSDTVARLGGDEFTVILSTIQQAKDAAKVAEKIAQALSQPFQLEENEFFITTSIGISVYPADGRNLETLIKNADAAMYCAKELGNNYQFFTTEMKETTTEKIMLENSLHKALDRHEFMVYYQPQVDIHTREIISMEALIRWNHPEMGVVSPAEFIPLAEETGLIVQIGEWVLETVCRQNKAWQDNGYKPMKIAVNLSPRQLQDKGLLKTISRILRETKLDPSYLELEITEGISIHHIDSIIKIIDGIRDLGVTVSIDDFGTGYSSLSYLKQYRIDRLKIDRSFVKDILTDPRNAAIAKAIIELAHGLELNVVAEGIESEEELHFFKDNRCDAVQGYLFYKPMPIQEVESMLKNVSYVANPRN, encoded by the coding sequence GTGGATCTTGTTAATCGAGCAGATTTATACGCAGCAGTCTTTCAAAATGTCCATGAAGGTATCGTGATTACAGATAAACGGGGTTCCATTCTTTCTGTAAATCGCGCATTTACATTGACCACCGGATATACGGAAGAAGAGGTAATAAGAAAGAGACCAAGTATTCTACAGTCTGGAAAGCAATCTCCAAGCTTTTATATTGAGATGTGGGCGAGCATCTATGAGAAGGGAACCTGGCAGGGAGAGATCTGGAACCGGCGGAAAAATGGAGAAGTCTATTTAGAGTGGTTAACCATTGATGCTGTAAAAGATGAAGAGGGACAGATTACTCATTTTGTTGGAATTTTTTGGGACATAACAGAACGCAAGCGAACAGAAGAGAAACTTCACTTGTACAGCAGGATATTTGAGAATACGAGTGAAGGGATTATGATTACAGATACAAGAGGAACCATACTGTGGGTTAATCCTGCGTTTACGGCGACAACCGGCTATATTGCGGAGGAAGCAATCGGAAAAAAACCCAGCATGTTATCCTCAAACCAACATGATGCCCAGTTTTATGTAGATATGTGGACGACGATCTACGATAAGGGAAGTTGGCAAGGGGAGATTTGGAACCGAAGGAAAAATGGCGAGATCTATCCAGAGTGGTTAAGTATCAATACGGTGAAGGATGAAAGTGGATTCATTACAAACTATGTAGGGATGTTCTCTGATATTACGGAACGAAAAAAATCGGAAGAACACCTAAAGTTTCTTGCACACTATGATGTGTTAACCGAGCTGCCTAATCGATTTTTATTTCAAGATCGCTTGACACAGGCGTTGCTTCAAGCGCAACGATTAGGAAGACAAGTGGCCGTCATGTTTCTTGATCTAGATAGGTTTAAGTGGATTAATGATACATACGGACATGGGATCGGGGACCAACTATTGCAAAGTGTTGCCAACCGCTTGAAGAAATGTGTAAGAAAAAGCGATACGGTTGCCCGCTTGGGAGGGGATGAATTTACGGTTATCCTTTCCACTATTCAACAAGCTAAGGATGCTGCGAAGGTTGCTGAGAAGATTGCTCAGGCTTTATCCCAACCCTTTCAACTTGAAGAAAATGAATTTTTTATTACAACGAGTATTGGAATCAGCGTCTACCCAGCTGATGGGAGGAATCTCGAAACACTTATTAAAAACGCCGATGCAGCTATGTATTGTGCAAAAGAACTAGGGAACAATTATCAATTTTTCACCACCGAAATGAAAGAGACGACCACAGAGAAGATCATGCTGGAGAATAGTCTTCATAAGGCTCTGGATAGACATGAGTTTATGGTCTATTATCAACCTCAAGTGGATATTCATACAAGAGAGATTATCAGTATGGAGGCCTTAATTCGCTGGAATCACCCCGAGATGGGGGTCGTTTCTCCTGCGGAATTTATCCCTCTTGCTGAAGAGACGGGCCTAATTGTACAGATCGGCGAATGGGTGCTTGAAACCGTTTGTAGACAGAACAAGGCGTGGCAAGACAATGGGTATAAGCCGATGAAGATAGCGGTAAATCTCTCCCCTAGACAGCTTCAAGATAAAGGTTTACTAAAAACGATTTCTCGTATTTTACGAGAGACGAAGTTAGACCCGTCTTACCTCGAATTGGAGATTACGGAAGGAATAAGTATTCATCACATTGATAGCATTATCAAGATTATTGATGGTATCAGAGATCTTGGTGTGACTGTATCCATCGATGATTTTGGTACAGGTTATTCTTCTTTAAGTTATCTTAAGCAGTATAGAATTGATCGATTAAAGATTGATCGATCCTTCGTTAAGGATATTCTAACAGATCCGAGAAATGCAGCCATCGCGAAGGCAATTATTGAATTAGCTCATGGATTGGAGTTGAATGTTGTAGCCGAAGGTATTGAATCTGAAGAAGAGCTGCACTTCTTTAAGGATAATCGATGTGATGCGGTTCAAGGTTACCTATTTTATAAACCCATGCCTATTCAAGAAGTAGAGAGTATGTTGAAAAATGTTAGTTATGTTGCGAACCCGCGGAACTAA
- a CDS encoding GntR family transcriptional regulator encodes MMIINPDPRPLYMRVVDKLKEEIQQERFQPGQQLPPEPRLAKSLGVSRATLREALRVLEEENVVERIHGVGTFVKSDPIIAGGIEELLSITEMIERNGQIPGAKLVSLEFVEVEEKDQVKLQLNPKDKILLLKRIRTANNENVIFCIDKIPAKYLPENFTYKHQSLFEDLKESNSLEIQYARSDISALGYEAEISNLLNCDQGESLLVLNQMHYDRLDRPIIYSNNYFRANKFKFSVVRRRKN; translated from the coding sequence ATGATGATAATTAACCCTGACCCTCGGCCTCTTTATATGAGAGTGGTCGATAAGCTTAAAGAGGAGATACAACAGGAACGTTTTCAACCTGGACAACAACTGCCCCCTGAACCGAGATTAGCGAAGTCTTTAGGGGTTAGTCGGGCAACTTTGCGCGAAGCGTTAAGGGTACTTGAAGAAGAGAATGTAGTGGAAAGAATCCATGGTGTAGGGACATTTGTGAAGAGTGATCCCATCATTGCCGGCGGGATTGAAGAGTTACTCAGCATTACGGAGATGATTGAGAGAAACGGACAGATCCCTGGAGCTAAGTTGGTCAGCCTGGAGTTTGTTGAAGTAGAAGAGAAAGACCAAGTAAAACTACAACTTAACCCAAAAGATAAAATTTTACTTTTAAAAAGAATACGTACAGCCAATAATGAGAATGTGATTTTTTGTATCGACAAGATTCCAGCTAAGTATTTGCCGGAAAACTTCACGTACAAACATCAATCTCTATTTGAAGATCTTAAAGAAAGCAATTCTTTAGAGATTCAATACGCAAGATCGGACATATCAGCTCTGGGATATGAAGCTGAGATCTCCAATCTACTGAATTGTGACCAGGGGGAAAGTCTGCTTGTCCTGAATCAGATGCATTACGACCGTCTGGACAGGCCGATTATATATTCCAACAATTATTTTCGAGCGAACAAATTTAAGTTTTCCGTTGTTCGACGAAGAAAAAATTAA
- a CDS encoding BMP family protein — MLKKGLSTFMATMLIAAGVLTGCGGGNQAQPPAEQAPQQGTEAPAQDAGEKLKVGMVTDVGGVNDNSFNQSAWEGLQRAQSELGIEAQYAESKSDADYEPNLNRFARGGTNLTWGIGFLMADAISNTSKAIPDAKFGIIDSNLNGEIPSNVAAVTFKEHEGSFLMGVIAGKMTKTNKVGFVGGVKFALIEKFEYGFRAGVKAVNPDAEVSVNYVGYFDKPDQGKTFAATMYDSGVDIIFHASGATGDGVFAEAKERGNVWVIGVDKDQSFLAPDQTLSSMVKRVDVAVYSISEQLQNDQFPGGQETVLGLAEEGVGIAPTSDKNVPQDVLDLVKDYEGKIKGGEIKVPQTEAEFNEFK; from the coding sequence ATGTTAAAGAAAGGCCTATCTACCTTCATGGCTACTATGCTTATAGCAGCTGGTGTACTCACTGGTTGCGGTGGCGGAAACCAAGCACAACCACCTGCTGAGCAAGCACCTCAGCAAGGAACAGAAGCACCTGCACAAGATGCAGGAGAAAAGTTAAAAGTTGGTATGGTTACGGACGTTGGTGGAGTTAACGATAACTCTTTCAATCAATCTGCATGGGAAGGACTACAAAGAGCTCAAAGTGAACTTGGCATAGAAGCTCAATACGCCGAATCTAAGTCTGATGCAGACTATGAGCCTAACTTAAACCGTTTTGCTCGCGGTGGCACAAACTTGACTTGGGGTATTGGATTCTTGATGGCTGACGCAATTTCTAATACGTCAAAAGCAATCCCTGATGCTAAATTTGGTATCATTGACTCCAACTTAAATGGTGAAATTCCATCTAACGTTGCAGCTGTAACATTTAAAGAGCATGAGGGTTCCTTCTTGATGGGAGTTATCGCTGGTAAGATGACAAAAACGAATAAAGTTGGTTTTGTTGGCGGAGTGAAATTCGCGCTTATCGAGAAGTTTGAATATGGATTCAGAGCGGGTGTGAAAGCTGTAAACCCTGACGCGGAAGTAAGTGTAAACTATGTAGGTTATTTTGATAAGCCTGACCAAGGTAAAACTTTTGCTGCAACCATGTATGACAGTGGCGTAGATATTATTTTCCACGCTTCTGGTGCAACAGGTGATGGGGTTTTTGCTGAAGCTAAGGAACGCGGAAACGTATGGGTAATCGGGGTAGATAAGGATCAGTCTTTCTTGGCTCCAGATCAGACTTTGAGCTCCATGGTTAAGCGTGTAGACGTAGCTGTATATTCGATCTCTGAGCAATTACAGAACGACCAATTCCCAGGTGGACAAGAGACTGTTCTTGGCTTGGCTGAAGAAGGTGTAGGGATCGCTCCAACCTCTGATAAGAACGTCCCTCAAGATGTTCTTGACCTAGTTAAAGACTATGAAGGAAAAATCAAGGGCGGCGAAATCAAGGTACCTCAAACCGAAGCAGAGTTTAACGAGTTTAAGTAA